One Glycine max cultivar Williams 82 chromosome 4, Glycine_max_v4.0, whole genome shotgun sequence DNA segment encodes these proteins:
- the LOC100805422 gene encoding uncharacterized protein LOC100805422 (The RefSeq protein has 1 substitution compared to this genomic sequence): protein MQALLLRHRLSNSNTKSLFRLSSYFHSSSCSPRPFIPSPPSASSIATNLFTSPWSASQSRGIKVSGSDIKVGNIIGKQGHFYEVLKVDHSHEGRGKATIKVELRDIDQGNKVTQRMGTDEDVERVYVQEKTFMFMCMDSDGTVVLMDPDTLDQIEVSKDLFNKDCLYLRDEMKVKVHFYDDKPLSASVPKRVTCIVKEAIAATSRNKKVVLDNGLTVEVPSHIVAGDAIVVSTEHDSYIERAKA, encoded by the exons ATGCAAGCTCTGTTGCTGAGGCATAGGCTTTCCAATTCCAACACCAAGTCTCTTTTCAGACTTTCATCCTATTTTCATTCTTCCTCTTGTTCTCCGCGACCATTCATTCCGTCACCACCTTCTGCTTCCTCCATCGCTACCAACTTGTTCACCTCTCCATGGTCTGCCTCTCAATGTCGCGGAATCAAAGTATCTGGTTCTGAT ATTAAAGTCGGAAATATCATTGGAAAACAAG GGCACTTTTACGAG GTTCTTAAAGTAGATCACTCTCATGAAGGAAGAGGAAAAGCCACAATCAAG GTAGAACTTCGTGACATTGACCAGGGAAACAAGGTAACACAAAGAATGGGTACCGATGAGGATGTTGAAA GGGTCTACGTTCAGGAAAAGACTTTCATGTTTATGTGCATGGATAGTGATGGAACTGTTGTATTGATGGA CCCTGACACATTGGATCAAATTGAAGTTTCCAAGGACTTGTTCAACAAGGATTGCTTATATCTACGAG atgaaatgaaagttaaGGTACATTTTTATGACGACAAACCTTTATCTGCATCAGTTCCAAAACGCGTAACGTGTATTGTCAAGGAAGCCATTGCAGCCACTTCGAG GAATAAAAAGGTAGTACTGGACAATGGCCTTACAGTTGAA GTACCATCTCACATTGTAGCTGGTGATGCCATAGTTGTTAGTACAGAGCATGACTCCTATATAGAAAG GGCCAAAGCATAG
- the LOC100805422 gene encoding uncharacterized protein isoform X1 encodes MQALLLRHRLSNSNTKSLFRLSSYFHSSSCSPRPFIPSPPSASSIATNLFTSPWSASQCRGIKVSGSDIKVGNIIGKQGHFYEVLKVDHSHEGRGKATIKVELRDIDQGNKVTQRMGTDEDVERVYVQEKTFMFMCMDSDGTVVLMDPDTLDQIEVSKDLFNKDCLYLRDEMKVKVHFYDDKPLSASVPKRVTCIVKEAIAATSRNKKVVLDNGLTVEVPSHIVAGDAIVVSTEHDSYIERAKA; translated from the exons ATGCAAGCTCTGTTGCTGAGGCATAGGCTTTCCAATTCCAACACCAAGTCTCTTTTCAGACTTTCATCCTATTTTCATTCTTCCTCTTGTTCTCCGCGACCATTCATTCCGTCACCACCTTCTGCTTCCTCCATCGCTACCAACTTGTTCACCTCTCCATGGTCTGCCTCTCAATGTCGCGGAATCAAAGTATCTGGTTCTGAT ATTAAAGTCGGAAATATCATTGGAAAACAAG GGCACTTTTACGAG GTTCTTAAAGTAGATCACTCTCATGAAGGAAGAGGAAAAGCCACAATCAAG GTAGAACTTCGTGACATTGACCAGGGAAACAAGGTAACACAAAGAATGGGTACCGATGAGGATGTTGAAA GGGTCTACGTTCAGGAAAAGACTTTCATGTTTATGTGCATGGATAGTGATGGAACTGTTGTATTGATGGA CCCTGACACATTGGATCAAATTGAAGTTTCCAAGGACTTGTTCAACAAGGATTGCTTATATCTACGAG atgaaatgaaagttaaGGTACATTTTTATGACGACAAACCTTTATCTGCATCAGTTCCAAAACGCGTAACGTGTATTGTCAAGGAAGCCATTGCAGCCACTTCGAG GAATAAAAAGGTAGTACTGGACAATGGCCTTACAGTTGAA GTACCATCTCACATTGTAGCTGGTGATGCCATAGTTGTTAGTACAGAGCATGACTCCTATATAGAAAG GGCCAAAGCATAG